Genomic segment of Bos taurus isolate L1 Dominette 01449 registration number 42190680 breed Hereford chromosome 6, ARS-UCD2.0, whole genome shotgun sequence:
GGCGAGAGGCACCCCCAGGGAGCCAGGGTGGGGGGACAGACGGTGTCCATGAGGTGCTCCTCACTCAGGCAGGTGgtgctccccccaaccccccacccccgcccgggTGCTGGGTTGAGGGTCCAGGAGGCATCCCTGGGGTGGTGCTCACTTAGGCTGGCGGGTGGCACCCCCGGGGATGCTGGGGTGAGGGGCTGGACGGCGTCCCTGGGGTAGTGCTCACTCACTCAGGCAGGTGGTGCCCCTGGGGTGCAGGGTTGAGGGTCCAGGCAGCGCCCCCAGGGTGGCGCTCACCCAGGCTGGCGGTAACCTCCCCAGGGGCCGCGCACAGCTCGGACTACAGCCTGTGGCGGAAGGACCAGTATGTGAGCAACGGGCTGCGGGAGTTTGCGGAGAGGGGTGAGGCCTGGGCGCTGATGCGGGAGATGGAGGCGGCGGGGGAGCGGCTGCAGAGCGTGCACGGCGTGTTCTCCGCCCCCGCCGTGCCCAGCGGCACCGGGCAGACGTCCTCGGAGCTCGAGGCCCACTCCAGGCACTCGCTGGTGAGGGGGCGGCGTGGTGGGCGGGCGGGGGCCTCGGGGACCCCTGCTGAGCACTTGCTGGTGAGGGGCCCCCGCTGAGCACTCGGCCCCCAGGTGTCCTTCGTGGTCCGCATCGTGCCCAGCCCCGACTGGTTCGTGGGCGTCGACAGCCTGGACCTGTGTGACGGCGGCAGCTGGCGGGAGCAGGTGGCCGTGGACCTGCACCCCTACGATGCCGGGACCGACAGTGGCTTCACTTTCTCATCCCCCAATTTCGCCACCGTCCCGCAGGACACGGTGACAGAGGTGAGGGCGGGCAGCTCTCTGGGACCCAGGAGGCTCCCCGAGAGGCCCGAGGAAGCCCGCAGCGGGGGGCCGGCCCCTCGGCGTGCCCCAGGTTCCGACTCGCCCCCTCCCCTGCAGATCACGGCCTCCTCTCCCAGCCACCCTGCCAACTCTTTCTACTACCCGAGGCTGAAGGCCCTGCCCCCCATCGCCAAAGTGACTCTGGTGCGGCTCCGGCAGAGCCCCAGGGCCTTCGTCCCACCCGCCTTGGACCTGGGGGTCGGGGGCAACGAGATTGTGGACAGCCTTCCAGGTGAGTGTGgttcccaccccacccttcaCACGCGTGATCCCGCTGCCAGGCACTGGCGCTCCGAGCAGACAGGAGCGGCTCTCGGGTGTGGGCATCATTCGAGCGGATGCTGGGACACCACCTGGTCCTGGGCCTCCAACTCTGACCTCTCACCCTTAGAGACCCTTGAAAGTAAGAGTCTGCCCCGCAGACTGACCCCAGGGGGAATGCCTGTGACATGACAGCTGCCACGGTCACCGAGGTGCCCCGGCCTGCACATGGGCACCCCAGGGGCACCACCCCCTAGGGCCCACCTGGCTCAGCCCCACTGCCAGACTTGAGTACCGATCACTAGGCCACACAGCCTGGAGAGGCGATCCGTCCATTCTGAGCCAGGCTCCTGGGGGGCCACGTGGGGCGGGAGGACAGGTCACACCGGGAGAGGCTGCTTGGCGCTCAGATGCCCAGGCCCTAGGGGTACCTGACTTCAGAGGGGGTTTGGAGGGGAGCGCTAGGAGTGGGACGGGGGTTCTGAGAGGTTTGGGAGCTGGTGCCCTCAGCTCCAAGCTGGGGAGCAGACCTGCGCAACGTTTCCAGCTGAAAGCCCTTCAGGCTTCCACTGCCCAGAAGTGAGTGGTGAGAGGTCGCAGTGCCCACCCCGTGTCCCTGCTGACCAGGAGGACGCGCCCAGGAGGCCCTTCTAGGTCTTCCGGGCCGGATGCTGGGGGCGGTGCCGCCTGCGGAGAAGGGGCGAGTGTGGGGCCGCCACGCGCCCGACGGGTCAGCTTCCCCAAGGGTGGGCGCCGGAACAGCAGAGCAGGCGGTGGAGAGCCCGCGGGTCTGTGATCGTCAGCGCGCGGTTCCCCGcccctcttcctgcccccagcgCGGATGGGGGGTCTCGGGACAGAAACCCCCGCCAGTTGCCCCGGTGGCTTTTAGGGGGCCCGCATGCAGGCAGCGCCCTGGGGCTCACTTCCCAGCGCGCTGGGGAAAGCACCCGTGTCCTCAGCCCGTCTGGAGGCGGGTCTGGGGTGGGGACCCCTCCCGCTGGCGGCCCCGCCCCGCTCACCGCCCCGCTCACCGCCCCGCTGTCCCCCCAGACCCAGAGACGCCGCTGGACTGCGAGGTCTCGCTCTGGTCGTCCTGGGGGCTGTGCGCAGGCGCCTGCGGGCGGCCGGGGGCGAAGAGCAGGACGCGCTACGTCCGCGTGCGGCCGGCCAACCACGGGGCGCCCTGCccgcccctggaggaggaggccccGTGCGACCCCGACAACTGCGTCTGACACCGGCGCCCGCGCGGTGGCGCAGGACTGGCCCCCGGCCCGGCTGCGAAATACCTCAGACCCAGGGACCCGGGCCCCCGGCCTCGTCAGGGTCCCGTCCCAGCTGCAGAATAAAGACCGGTGTCTCCCACATCACAGCCCTGCTCTCGTGTGTCCCCGGCGGAGCGGGGCGGGCGGACAGGGCGCACGGACTTTCCCTAGGAGCAGGTGTCACACTGCAGGGGTGCTCCGGGGACCACCgcgcacaggcacacacacacagcacacacactgcacacacaccacacacatacacgcaaggtacacacccacacacacacggcacacacggtgcacacacacaggacacatgctgcacacacaccacacacatacacgcagggtacacacacacacacacacacacggcacacACGGTGCACACACAGGACACATgctgcacacacaccacacacatacacgcagggtacacacacacacggcacacacggtgcacacacacaggacacacgctgcacacacaccacacacatacacgcagggtacacacacacacggcaaaCACGGCACACATGGTGCACACATACAGGACACATgctgcacacacaccacacacatacacgcagggtacacacacacacggcacacacggtgcacacacacaggacacatgctgcacacacaccacacacatacacgcagggtacacacacacacacggcacacACGGTGCACACACAGGACACATgctgcacacacaccacacacatacacgcagggtacacacacacacggcacacacacaggacacacgctgcacacacaccacacacatacacgcagggtacacacacacacggcaaacacggcacacatggtgcacacacacaggacacaTGCTgcagacacaccacacacatacacgcagggtacacacacacacggcacacacggtgcacacacacaggacacatgctgcacacacaccacacacatacacgcagggtacacacacacacagcacacacggtgcacacacacagcacacagacggcacacacaccacacacaggaCACACGCACAACTCACATACGGCACACACATATAggacacacacagcacatacagGTCACACACACACGGCACACACAgggtacacacacatacatggcacccattgcacacacacagacgacacacacacacatccacacacagcactgacacagcacacacacaggacgCACACACAGGGAGCCTGAAGGACCAGCTGCATGAGACCTGCTGCACCCCCAGGCCTCCGACCACTGAGGCCCCTGAATTCACGGTGGGGGCAGCGCGGGCTGTGGCCCTGAGGCCTTACCATTGACCTTTCCCAGCCCTTGTCTGAGGTCAGGCCCCGCCCTGACACCCTCTGACCTGTGACCCCCTGGCCCCACCCTGACGCCCTCTGACCTGTGACCCCTATGCCCCACCCTCACACCCTCTGACCTACGACCCCAGGCCCCACCCTCACATCCTCTGACCTGTGACCCCCCAGGCCCCGCCTCACACCCTCTTACCCGTCTCCTCTGGTGGCAGCGCCTCTCCTGTCCGACACCTCTTCCCATGAGCTCGACCTCAGACCCCCTCACCATCCTCTCTGCAACAGATTTCTGTCCCCAACAGTCACCCCTGATCTCAGGGACGGAGTTAAAGCAGCCACCTGTGACCCGTTCCTCCCGGCCCACCCCGGTTGGGGACGGAAGCCCTCGTGAGCCAGCGCCTGGACGGCCTGCCGACAGGCCGTGAGTTCCAGGAGGAGACTCGCATGTCCAGGGCAGAGGTGCTCCCTGGCAGGGGTGCGCCCACACCCCCAGGGGCTCAGGAAGAACCCCGCCAGGCGCCGGCCGCCCAGCGGGCCTGCCTCCCTGCGCGCCGCTCGGCGCCCGCCGGGCCAGGCTCCTTGGGAGGCAGGAGTGCAGACGTTCCTCCCGCGGGCAGCAGGCTCCCGGCCAGCGGCTCTGAGGCACAGGGCAGGCACGGGGTCACCTTGGAGTGGACAGGGAGCTTGACTCGCCTCCTCTGTTTTGTTCTGACACGGAGCTGCTGGCTGGGCCCAGTGGGTGGCAGGACCCAGGGCCAGCCTGCTGAGGAGGCAGGAGTGGCCAGAATGTCCGCTGCTGGGGAAGGGGGGGTCCTGAGACAGCAAGCAGGTGGTGCGGGTGGGGTGGGCAGTAGGGGGACTGGGGGTGGACACTGAGAAGTGACGGGAGGGCCTGCCTTCCGAGCCGAAGGGCTGAAAACATCCTACTCTACTCCCAGCGAAACTCCGCCGAAACCACAGAAAGGGGTGTTTAGGCGGCGAAACCCAGACGCCGGCCTCGGGCCCCAGGTCTGCCCCTCGGCCTGAGGCGCTTTCTCCCATTCCCTCTGTGCAACCAGACCCCTAACTCTGGAGGGACACACCTCTGAGACACTGCCTTTTTCATAATGGTGGGGCGTACGCTCACCGCCTTTCCTACTTCCAAAAATCAGCACACAAGAAAGGGACCTGGGCCTGGAGCAGAGAGGGCTGTGGTTAGGCCGGATGGAGTCCCACGGGGCTCGTGAGTCCCCGAGAGTCCCACGGGCTGCGGCTCAGCTCCAGTCAGCAACAGGGTGGGGAAGACCCTCCTGCACTGAGCTGAATGCTCAAGGTCAGCAGTGGCCCTTGAATAAGGGAAGAGGAGAAACTAATCTCTCTGTAGAAAGCTTTCCTAATCAAAACCATGCTGTGAGTGCAACACAAAAACTACCaattaaacaagaaaacaagTCATTAAAATGGAAAGTCAGCAGAAAAAAACACAACCAAGATCACAGATAATGAAATTGtcagaaataaaacacagaacaacaataaaaaaaatgacCAGTCAACAAGGGATAAttagaaacaaacagataaatctggaaaagaaaaatcatgtgGAATGACAGTCCTCAGCGGGTTGAACAGCTGAGCTGGGCATAGCTGGAGAAAGAAttagtgaactggaagatagaCCACCCAGAACGTAGCACAAAaacacaaagagatggaaatactcaAAAAGATAGGggatgtacgagacagcaaaagagacactgatgtatagaacagtcttatggactctgtgggagagggagagggtggaaagatttgggagaatggcattgaaacatgtaaaatatcatgtaagaaatgagttgccagtccaggtttgatgcacgatactggatgcttggggctggtgcactgggatgatccagagggatggtatggggagggaggagggaggagggttcaggatggggaacacatgcatacctgtggtggattaattttgatatttggcaaaactaatacaattatgtaaagtttaaaaataaaataaaattaaaaaaataaaagaatagacaaattttaaaaaaaagatagggGATGTAAATGACAAgtgataaaatgttttaaatcaaaCTCTGAAAGATATAATGGGGATAATGGGGAAGAAGTGATACGTAGAGAAAAAAGTGTGAAGTTGTAGAACTGGCTGAAATGAAAAGGTGtcttcagagacagaaagcacaATGTGTCTCAAAGAGGATGAATGCATGAAAGCGACCCATGTCCAATCTGGGTAAAAAGCAAAAAACGAAGGGGTGGGGAGGCTGCTGCCCTTTTAAATCCCTGGGAGTCACTTCAGCTGGAGGGGGAGGCTGTCCCAACAATGAGGGAGGCGCAGCAACCACGGCCCCCACCTGTTCGTCTGCTCCTGTTATTAGAAGCAGCCGTGATGAGAGCACAGTCCACAGtatctgctcagttcagttcagttgctcagtcgtgtctgactctttgcgaccccatggactgcaacatgccaggcctccctgtccatcaccaactcctagagtttactcaaactcatgtccattgagtcggtgatgccatccaaccatctcatcctctgtcatccccctttcctcccgccttcaatctttcccaacgttagggtcttttcaaatgagtcagttcttcacatcaggtggccaaagtattggagcttcagcttcagcatcagttcttccagtgagtatttaggattgatttcctttaggatggactggtttgatctccttgcagtccaagtcactctcaagagtcttctccaacatcacagttaagaagcatcaattcttcggcgctcagccttaatgctgcagctctcacatccatatctgaccactggaaaaaccatagctttgactagacagacctttgtcggcaaataacatctctgctttttaatatgctgactaggttggtcatagcttttcttccaaggagcaagcatattttaatttcatggctgcagtcaccatctgcagtgattttggagccaagaagagaaagtctgtcactgtttctgttgtttccccatgtatttgccatgaagtgatgggaccggatgccgtgatcctggttttttgaatgttgagctttaagccagcttttaaactctcctctttcactttcatcaagaggctctttagttgtccttcgctttctgctataagggtgatgtcatctgcgtatctaaggctattgagatttctcccagcaatctggattccagtttgtgctccatccagcccagtattttgcctgATGTACTCGCATATAAGTTATTAAGCAGGGTGACGGTAtgcagccttgacgcactcctttcccgatttgaaaccagtctatcGTTCCacgtctggttttaactgttgcttcttgacctgcatacagatttcacaggaagcaggtcaggtggtctggtattcccatctcttgaagaattttccacagttggttgtgatccacacagtcaaaggctttggcatagtcaataaaaaagaagtagatgttctctggaactgtcttgctttcttgatgatccagcagatgttggcaatttgatttctggttcctctgccttttctaaatccagcttgaacatctggaagttctcagttcagatactgttgaagcctggcttggggaattttgagcattactttgctagagtgtgagatgagtgcaattgtgcggtagcttgaacattctttggcattgcctttctttgggattggaatgaaaactgaccttttccagtcctgcagccactgcagggttttccaaatttgctggcatattgagtgcagcactttcacagcataatcttttagcatttgaaatagctcagctggaattccatcacctccactagctttgttcgtagtgatgcttcctaaggcccactggacttcgcactccaggatgtctggctccaatATCTGTACGGGGTCTTTTGTACCCACCCTGGTTCCTGTAAGCCGTGTGTAGGGTGCTCAAGTAGCAGGTGTGTGGCACCCCATCTAGTGACTCAGGGTTGAGGGGTGGGTAGCCGCTACCCACTGAGAGTACAGATTGACCAAAATTAACTACACTTTGCCATGCAAGGCTTCCCTTGGAAGCTGCAAGCCTCCAGAAGACTCCAGAGTTTCCAGAGTGTCACATTGGGGGATTCTGCCCCTGCAGTTGTCTGGGTGGGAGACAAGTTCTGACCTGCCAAGTGTTTCGTGCTGCGCCATCTTCCCCTGTCTTTCAACTCCCGTGTCTGTTGGGCAGAATAGTGTTAGTTTCTTCATAGGAAAGCTGGTGTAAAAAGTGTTTTCTACTGGGCTGCCGTCGCCTTTCAGCGTTTTCAGCGGACGGGCTAGGAGGCACGTGTGCTGAAGCACATCTTTTAAAGTCCCTTGGTgttaaagtctctcagttgttgTTGGTCTGAAAATGTATCTAAGCCTCATTCTTGAAAGACGGTATTGAGGTCACGACTCTGGGTTGCCAGCTCGTTG
This window contains:
- the SPON2 gene encoding spondin-2 precursor → MGAPHPVFPRGAALWAFLLASLGSVAGQPLGAEPMCTAQPLARYSITFTGKWSQASFPKQYPLFRPPAQWSSLLGAAHSSDYSLWRKDQYVSNGLREFAERGEAWALMREMEAAGERLQSVHGVFSAPAVPSGTGQTSSELEAHSRHSLVSFVVRIVPSPDWFVGVDSLDLCDGGSWREQVAVDLHPYDAGTDSGFTFSSPNFATVPQDTVTEITASSPSHPANSFYYPRLKALPPIAKVTLVRLRQSPRAFVPPALDLGVGGNEIVDSLPDPETPLDCEVSLWSSWGLCAGACGRPGAKSRTRYVRVRPANHGAPCPPLEEEAPCDPDNCV